A stretch of the Teredinibacter haidensis genome encodes the following:
- a CDS encoding KpsF/GutQ family sugar-phosphate isomerase — MTHNFDFIHSAKRTISMELDAVARLNERIDNNFELACRAILNSHGRVVVSGMGKSGHIAKKIVATLASTGTPALFVHPAEAGHGDLGMVTKDDLFIAISNSGSSPELTALLPTIKRLGIVLIAMTGKAASPLAEAADITLDISVETEACPLDLAPTSSTTVSLVMGDALAVALLEARGFTAEDFAFSHPSGALGKKLLLHVSDVMHSGDALPAVQTGSSLMDALAEMSKKSFGITTVVSSEGELLGVFTDGDLRRCLDGDLDVKTSIIDQVMSTNPRTVLPTALAAEAFNLMETHKITALVVADNNHPIGILHMHDMLQAGLV; from the coding sequence ATGACCCACAACTTTGACTTTATCCATTCGGCAAAACGCACCATTAGTATGGAGCTTGATGCCGTTGCACGACTAAACGAGCGTATCGACAACAACTTCGAACTTGCCTGCCGGGCCATACTTAACAGCCACGGACGCGTAGTGGTTTCGGGTATGGGTAAGTCCGGCCATATCGCAAAAAAAATTGTCGCCACACTGGCCAGCACAGGTACGCCGGCACTTTTTGTTCACCCTGCCGAGGCAGGGCATGGTGATCTGGGCATGGTCACCAAAGACGATCTCTTTATCGCCATTTCCAATTCAGGCTCATCACCCGAGCTAACAGCGCTGCTGCCCACCATCAAACGCCTGGGCATAGTACTGATAGCGATGACAGGCAAAGCCGCCAGCCCTCTCGCAGAAGCGGCCGATATCACACTCGATATCAGTGTTGAAACCGAAGCCTGCCCACTAGACCTAGCCCCCACATCCAGCACCACCGTCAGCCTGGTAATGGGCGACGCCTTGGCCGTCGCCCTCTTGGAAGCACGTGGATTTACGGCGGAAGATTTTGCATTTTCCCACCCCAGTGGAGCGCTCGGTAAAAAGCTGCTATTACATGTTAGTGACGTAATGCACAGCGGCGACGCGCTCCCTGCTGTCCAGACCGGCTCCAGTCTGATGGACGCTCTTGCCGAAATGAGTAAAAAAAGCTTTGGCATTACCACTGTCGTCAGTAGCGAGGGCGAATTGTTGGGTGTCTTTACCGATGGTGATTTGCGCCGCTGTCTAGATGGCGACCTCGATGTTAAAACCAGTATTATTGACCAGGTTATGAGTACAAACCCACGCACAGTTCTACCCACCGCACTGGCGGCCGAGGCGTTTAACCTGATGGAAACCCACAAAATTACCGCCTTGGTCGTAGCCGACAACAACCACCCCATTGGCATACTCCATATGCACGACATGCTGCAGGCAGGACTGGTATGA